A stretch of the Notamacropus eugenii isolate mMacEug1 chromosome 2, mMacEug1.pri_v2, whole genome shotgun sequence genome encodes the following:
- the LOC140524818 gene encoding vomeronasal type-1 receptor 4-like, producing MIPYDVILGTLYLSQIGLGVLGNSILLSFFIFTSCKLRPTDQIISQLILANFIFLLSRGIPMIISAFGVKNFLDDTSCKIDFYLQRVSRGLSLCSTCLLSGFQAIVISPISSPWEGVKARAPNYIIPSCLFCWLFNLLIEIGTAIGITGPHSHNINFTVTVDVIICTWRDPSSNFMLLPTFRDVAFVGMMVYTSGYKVILLRKHHQQVQHLHRTSHCPRASPEIQVTVSILLLLSTFVSFYLVNGIFALCCNYLPHSSSWMVKVSAFLVLCFPTISPFLLISRDSQVARACCPPRGRHKP from the coding sequence ATGATTCCATATGATGTCATACTGGGGACTCTTTACCTTTCTCAGATAGGGCTTGGGGTCCTGGGGAACTCCATCCTCCTATCCTTTTTCATCTTCACTAGCTGCAAGCTGAGGCCCACAGACCAAATCATTAGCCAGCTGATTTTAGCCAACTTCATTTTTCTGCTCTCTAGGGGTATCCCAATGATAATATCTGCATTTGGGGTGAAAAATTTCCTGGATGACACCTCATGTAAAATTGACTTTTATCTTCAGAGAGTCAGTCGGGGTCTCTCTCTCTGTAGCACGTGCCTGCTGAGTGGTTTCCAGGCAATTGTCATCAGCCCCATCAGCTCTCCATGGGAAGGAGTCAAAGCCAGAGCCCCCAattatatcatcccttcctgtctCTTCTGTTGGCTCTTCAACCTGCTCATAGAAATTGGTACAGCCATAGGCATAACAGGCCCACACAGTCACAACATCAACTTCACGGTAACAGTTGACGTCATTATCTGTACCTGGAGAGACCCAAGTAGCAATTTTATGTTGTTACCCACCTTCCGAGATGTGGCCTTTGTGGGAATGATGGTATACACCAGTGGCTACAAGGTTATTCTCCTCAGGAAACACCACCAACAAGTCCAGCACCTACATAGGACTAGCCACTGTCCCAGAGCCTCCCCAGAGATCCAAGTCACTGTGTCTATCCTGCTGCTGTTGAGCACTTTTGTCTCCTTTTACTTGGTCAATGGCATCTTTGCTTTGTGCTGTAACTATTTACCTCACTCCAGTTCCTGGATGGTAAAAGTGTCTGCATTTCTGGTGCTATGTTTCCCAACCATTAGCCCCTTCCTCCTGATCTCTAGGGACAGCCAAGTGGCCAGGGCCTGTTGTCCTCCCAGAGGCAGGCACAAGCCCTGA